The Plectropomus leopardus isolate mb chromosome 2, YSFRI_Pleo_2.0, whole genome shotgun sequence genome has a window encoding:
- the tmem74b gene encoding LOW QUALITY PROTEIN: transmembrane protein 74B (The sequence of the model RefSeq protein was modified relative to this genomic sequence to represent the inferred CDS: deleted 1 base in 1 codon), with amino-acid sequence MESSFNAVELRELRGGGGQRGVSPTPASAPWTAATACCATRGFENASYQQDEEPEYQHQGAAASAGCPPSTSASNKGEQQHQELSPRSYDEEEGGGGQEEGQDFTEFHPADDHSADYGFIFALVFLVSGIVLVVIAYTIPREAKVDPDSVSARQMEKLEMYYAQLGSHLDKCIIAGLGLLTLGGMFLSVLLMVSICRGEMYRRRAAFVRPKRTYGSINLRMKQLATGEAGGEGGDGGEELWVEHAKTRNNIQPGPSRDSKSEPGPSRNPPPAAAAAAAAQSSSSAAAHRVN; translated from the exons ATGGAGTCCTCTTTTAACGCCGTAGAGCTCCGGGAGCTGCGGGGCGGAGGAGGCCAGCGGGGCGTGTCCCCGACGCCGGCCTCAGCGCCCTGGACAGCGGCCACAGCGTGCTGCGCCACCCGGGGCTTCGAGAACGCCTCCTACCAGCAAGACGAGGAGCCCGAGTACCAGCATCAAGGCGCGGCTGCGTCTGCG GGCTGCCCGCCATCAACCTCAGCCAGCAACAAG ggggagcagcagcatcaggagcTGTCTCCGCGATCATACGATGAGGAGGAAGGAGGTGGAGGGCAGGAGGAGGGCCAGGATTTCACAGAGTTCCACCCCGCCGACGACCACTCTGCGGACTACGGCTTCATCTTCGCCCTGGTGTTCCTGGTGAGCGGCATCGTCCTGGTGGTCATCGCCTACACCATCCCCCGAGAGGCCAAAGTCGACCCAGACTCCGTGTCGGCCCGCCAGATGGAGAAGCTGGAGATGTACTACGCCCAGCTGGGCTCCCACCTGGACAAGTGCATCATCGCGGGCCTCGGCCTGCTGACTCTGGGGGGGATGTTCCTGTCCGTGCTGCTCATGGTGTCCATCTGCCGGGGCGAAATGTACCGACGCAGGGCGGCGTTTGTTCGCCCCAAGAGGACTTACGGCTCCATCAACCTGAGGATGAAGCAGCTGGCGACCGGAGAGGCAGGAGGCGAGGGAGGGGACGGAGGTGAGGAGCTTTGGGTGGAACACGCAAAGACAAGGAATAACATACAGCCAGGTCCGAGCCGGGACTCCAAATCAGAACCAGGACCGAGCAGgaatcctcctcctgctgctgctgctgctgctgctgctcagtcctcctcttctgctgctgcacacagagTCAACTAG
- the rbl1 gene encoding retinoblastoma-like protein 1 yields MRGEESSDSESGRMEESSVRRSLETLCQELNMDEQTATEAMENFTAIWNTYTLEGEVVHWLACSLYAACRKGSTPTVGKGLMEGNCVSLTRILRTAKLSLIQFFSKMRKWADMSNLSQDFRLRVERLERNFEVSTVIFRKFEPIFMDMFQNPQGGEPPRQPRSRKHRRLPCHISDVFKFCWTLFVYTKGNFRMIGDDLVNSYHLLLCCLDLVFGNALLCANRKDLINPTFRGLPALYRADGHVSPDEPPPCVLERLCELHDGLVVEAKGIKQHYFKPYIQKLFQRQILKGNEDHLTELLDPQNFIDNNKAINREYEEYVLTVGDFDERVFLGADADEEIGTPRKIIQEPSVSQTTAQNQLQQHVQKSGSLAPSTPLTGRVYLKEKDLLVTPVSSATQSVSRLQSMVAGLRAAPSDHLMQIFKSCSRDPTESVLGRVKTLGQTFKEHYTNDSEDMPGSHIDFAENRLKLAEVLYYKILENVMVQETKRLHGKDMSVLLEQDIFHCSLMACCLEVVLFAYSSQRSFPWIINIFKLSPFYFFKVIEVFIRSEEGLSRDMVKHLNLIEEQVLESRAWSADSALWSALQAAGNKVPTVEEVNFSSSLDTGSGPGSGSGSTSAGQSHLPLVALSPIIHPRIREFRSGLGSARKDVPPSPLSVHDRYSSPAAGSAKRRLFGDDPPAATLGAPSGLSPMSSPAKRLTFGSTSTLKIGAQGAQATVLSIPLQGLNNDRTITLIPVQPCDSSGTITAQFLLNASPSRIATAPTTSDPQTGSGRPRRTGSLALFFRKVYHLASVRLRDLCVKMDVSSELRGKIWTCFEHSLVHCTGLMKDRHLDQLLLCSVYIISKITKETHTFHDIMKCYRSQPQASSHVYRSVLLRHTPREPVTDENMEVDPVSGGESAEKTNQVSGETNSDQSGEEERGDLIQFYNNVFVLKMKSFALRYAVHDNRADAPPLSPFPSVRAQPLSPRRISQRHSLYVSPHKNSASCLTPNSYTYRINSSPSKELSDINRMIRQGSVSRKRAFTMEGDVMMSSSCDSPSKRACPENGSSPDVLLKRLQDVVSERQSH; encoded by the exons ATGCGGGGCGAAGAGTCGTCGGATTCGGAGTCggggaggatggaggagagCTCGGTGCGGAGGAGTTTGGAGACGTTGTGTCAGGAGCTGAACATGGACGAGCAGACCGCCACTGAAGCCATGGAGAACTTCACTGCCATCTGGAACACATACACGCTGGAG ggaGAGGTGGTGCACTGGTTGGCCTGCTCTCTGTATGCAGCCTGCAGGAAGGGCTCCACTCCCACGGTGggtaaagggttaatggaaggAAACTGTGTCTCCCTCACGAGGATCCTGCGCACAGCCAAACTCAG TCTGATCCAGTTCTTCTCTAAGATGAGGAAGTGGGCCGACATGTCCAACCTGTCGCAGGACTTCAGGCTGCGCGTCGAGCGACTCGAGCGCAACTTTGAGGTTTCCACTGTGATTTTCCGCAAGTTTGAGCCCATCTTCATGGACATGTTTCAGAACCCGCAGGGAGGCGAGCCGCCACGGCAACCACGGAGCAGGAAACACAg GCGGCTGCCCTGTCACATCAGCGATGTGTTCAAGTTCTGCTGGACTCTGTTTGTCTACACCAAAG GTAACTTCCGTATGATCGGTGACGACCTGGTGAACTCGTACCACCTGCTGCTTTGCTGTCTGGATTTGGTGTTTGGCAACGCTCTGCTGTGCGCCAACAGGAAGGACCTCATCAACCCGACATTCAGAG gtctGCCTGCTCTCTACCGTGCTGATGGCCACGTTTCACCAGACGAGCCTCCCCCGTGTGTTTTGGAGAGGTTATGCGAGCTGCACGACGGGCTGGTGGTGGAGGCAAAAGGCATCAAACAACATTACTTCAAACCCTACATACAGAAACTGTTCCAgagacag ATCCTGAAAGGCAACGAGGACCATTTAACAGAACTGCTGGATCCTCAGAACTTCATTGATAACAA tAAAGCCATTAACAGGGAGTATGAGGAGTACGTGTTGACGGTGGGAGATTTTGATGAGAGAGTGTTTCTGGGAGCCGACGCCGACGAAGAAATCGGGACTCCAAGAAAGATCATTCAGGAACCATCTGTGAGCCAGACGACTGCGCAGAACCAGCTGCAACAACATGTACagaag TCGGGCTCTCTCGCGCCCTCCACCCCTCTGACGGGACGAGTTTACCTGAAGGAGAAGGACCTGCTGGTCACGCCCGTCTCCTCTGCGACGCAGAGCGTCAGCCGGCTGCAGAGCATGGTGGCCGGGTTGAGGGCGGCGCCCAGCGACCACCTGATGCAGATCTTCAA GTCGTGCTCCAGAGATCCCACAGAGTCCGTCCTGGGCAGAGTGAAGACGCTGGGACAAACCTTCAAAGAACATTACACCAACGACTCCGAGGACATGCCCGGCTCTCATATAG ACTTTGCAGAAAACCGTTTGAAGCTGGCGGAGGTCCTCTACTATAAGATCCTGGAGAACGTCATGGTTCAGGAGACCAAACGGCTGCACGGCAAAGACATGAGT gtGTTATTGGAGCAGGATATCTTCCACTGTTCCCTGATGGCGTGTTGTCTGGAGGTGGTGCTGTTCGCCTACAGCTCCCAGAGAAGCTTCCCCTGGATCATCAACATCTTCAAACTCTCCCCATTCTACTTTTTTaag gTGATCGAGGTGTTTATCCGCTCAGAGGAAGGTCTGTCCAGAGACATGGTGAAGCACCTGAACCTGATCGAGGAGCAGGTTCTGGAGAGCAGAGCGTGGAGCGCTGACTCCGCCCTGTGGAGCGCCCTGCAGGCTGCTGGGAACAAAGTCCCCACAGTGGAGGAG GTGAATTTCTCCTCCAGTCTCGACACTGGTTCTGGTCCTGGTTCTGGCTCTGGTTCTACCAGCGCAGGTCAGTCCCACCTGCCTCTGGTCGCCCTCTCCCCGATCATCCACCCCCGCATCAGGGAGTTCAGATCAGGCCTGGGCAGCGCACGGAAAG ATGTGCCTCCCTCTCCGCTGTCGGTCCACGACAGGTACAGCTCCCCGGCGGCCGGCAGCGCCAAACGGCGTCTGTTCGGCGACGATCCTCCGGCCGCGACATTAGGAGCGCCCTCAGGCCTGAGCCCGATGTCGTCGCCGGCCAAGAGGTTGACGTTTGGCTCGACCAGCACCCTGAAGATCGGAGCTCAGGGCGCCCAGGCCACCGTCCTGAGTATCCCGCTGCAAG GTCTGAACAACGACCGCACTATCACGCTGATCCCGGTTCAGCCGTGCGACTCCTCTGGCACCATCACTGCTCAGTTCCTGCTGAACGCCTCCCCGAGCCGCATCGCCACCGCTCCCACGACCTCCGACCCCCAGACAGGAAGCGGCCGGCCACGACGCACCGGATCACTCGCTCTGTTCTTCAGGAAG GTGTATCACCTGGCCAGTGTCCGTCTGAGGGATCTGTGTGTGAAGATGGACGTGTCGTCGGAGCTGCGAGGGAAAATCTGGACGTGTTTTGAACACTCTCTGGTTCACTGTACCGGTCTGATGAAGGACAGACACCTCgaccagctgctgctgtgcagCGTCTACATCATATCCAAA ATCACCAAAGAGACTCACACCTTCCACGACATCATGAAGTGTTATCGCAGCCAACCACAGGCCAGCAGCCAT gtttaCCGCAGCGTGTTACTGCGTCACACTCCCAGAGAGCCGGTGACTGATGAGAACATGGAGGTGGATCCTGTTTCTGGTGGTGAAT CCGCAGAGAAAACCAATCAGGTCTCAGGAGAAACGAACTCCGACCAATCAGGGGAGGAGGAACGCGGTGACCTCATCCAGTTCTACAACAACGTCTTCGTCCTGAAGATGAAGAGCTTCGCACTGCGATACGCCGTCCACGATAACCGG GCGGacgctcctcctctctctccgtTCCCGTCGGTCCGGGCTCAGCCTCTCTCCCCTCGCCGAATTTCCCAGAGACACTCGCTGTACGTTTCTCCTCACAAGAACTCTGCAAGCTGCCTCACTCCGAACTCCTACACCTACAGGATCAACAGCAGCCCGTCCAAg GAGTTGTCCGACATTAACCGGATGATCCGTCAGGGCTCTGTGAGCAGGAAGCGGGCCTTCACCATGGAGGGCGATGTGATGATGTCGTCATCCTGCGACTCTCCCAGTAAGAGGGCGTGTCCGGAGAACGGCAGCAGTCCGGACGTGCTGCTGAAGCGGCTGCAGGACGTCGTGTCCGAGCGGCAGAGTCACTGA
- the LOC121954112 gene encoding zinc finger protein with KRAB and SCAN domains 8-like yields the protein MSSVEHLRVFVNQRLTAAAEEIFGVFKRTIVEYEEVIDRQRRLLDVVWKPGAQKIDLPHQHARRQEEVPADQQLCVQERSSSLDQEEPEPPQIKEEQEELCTSQQGEQLIVKQEEDDSVLIPPYEESEHCEDPEDALSESDIPVITYVIPEPNPDHQLLAHNSHLSQNHPGGEHRDAARNAELQRHLESHSNNVYNSTPSELLGNSVEKSFKCDTCGKAFKFKSQLNIHLRIHTGERPFTCKTCGKDFRYNSHLRVHMTTHTGENPFTCKICGKDFRYNSHLIVHMTTHTGEKPYSCEICGRDFRHSNRLMVHMRMHRGEKPYLCKFCGNRFYEMSALKRHIRVHTGEKPFTCMTCGKAFGRKAQLTAHMAIHTGEEGTFQNEATLRNEAAVRNEATLRNDATLHDVQKLSF from the exons atgtcttcagttgAGCATTTGAGGGTGTTTGTCAACCAGCGACTCACAGCTGCTGCGGAAGAAATCTTCGGAGTTTTTAAAAGAACCATCGTCGAGTACGAAGAAGTGATCGACCGTCAGCGCAGACTGCTGGACGTCGTTTGGAAACCCGGAGCACAAAAAATAG ACCTCCCACACCAACATGCCCGCAGGCAGGAGGAGGTTCCTGctgaccagcagctctgtgttcagGAGAGGAGCTCCAGTCTGGACCAGGAGGAGCCGGAGCCTCCGCAGATtaaggaggagcaggaggagctgtgcaCCAGCCAGCAGGGAGAGCAGCTCATAgtgaagcaggaggaggatgacTCTGTTTTGATTCCTCCTTATGAGGAAAGTGAGCACTGTGAAGATCCTGAGGACGCGCTCAGCGAGTCTGACATACCAGTGATCACCTATGTGATCCCCGAACCAAACCCTGACCACCAGCTGCTCGCCCACAACTCTCACCTGAGCCAGAATCACCCAGGAGGAGAGCACAGAGACGCCGCTAGAAacgcagagctgcagagacacCTCGAGAGTCACAGCAACAACGTGTACAACTCGACCCCGTCAGAGCTTCTGGGTAATTCTGTCGAAAAGTCATTCAAATGTGACACCTGTGGGAAAGCTTTCAAGTTTAAGTCCCAGTTGAATATTCACCTGAGAATCCACACAGGTGAGCGACCGTTCACGTGCAAAACATGTGGGAAAGACTTCCGGTACAACAGTCACCTGAGGGTCCACATGACGACGCACACGGGTGAGAACCCATTTACATGCAAAATATGCGGAAAAGATTTCCGATATAACAGCCACCTGATTGTCCACATGACGACgcacacaggtgagaagccgtATTCTTGTGAAATATGCGGACGAGATTTCAGACACAGCAATCGCCTGATGGTGCACATGAGGATGCACAGAGGCGAGAAGCCGTACCTCTGCAAGTTCTGCGGGAACAGATTCTACGAGATGTCCGCGCTGAAAAGGCACATCAGAGTCCACACGGGCGAGAAGCCGTTTACCTGCATGACCTGCGGAAAAGCTTTCGGACGCAAAGCTCAGCTGACGGCCCACATGGCAATCCACACGGGAGAAGAGGGAACTTTCCAAAACGAGGCAACTTTGCGAAATGAGGCAGCTGTACGAAATGAGGCGACTTTGCGAAACGATGCAACTTTGCACGATGTGCAGAAACTGAGCTTTTGA